In a single window of the Mauremys reevesii isolate NIE-2019 linkage group 3, ASM1616193v1, whole genome shotgun sequence genome:
- the OPRM1 gene encoding mu-type opioid receptor isoform X2 has product MSSSGPETATLVYIIPKVLKVRKDSRMYTKMKTATNIYIFNLALADALATSTLPFQSVNYLMGTWPFGPILCKIVISIDYYNMFTSIFTLCTMSVDRYIAVCHPVKALDFRTPRNAKIVNVCNWILSSTIGLPVMFMATTKYRHGSIDCTLTFSHPAWYWENLLKICVFIFAFIMPVLIITVCYGLMILRLKSVRMLSGSKEKDRNLRRITRMVLVVVAVFIVCWTPIHIYVIIKALINIPETTFQTVSWHFCIALGYTNSCLNPVLYAFLDENFKRCFREFCIPTSSTIEQQNSTRIRQNTRDHASTANTVDRTNHQLELLEAEATPLP; this is encoded by the exons GTACACCAAAATGAAGACTGCCACCAATATCTATATTTTCAAccttgccctggcagatgccctAGCAACAAGTACTCTGCCATTCCAGAGTGTGAATTACTTGATGGGAACATGGCCATTTGGTCCAATCCTTTGTAAGATTGTTATATCCATAGACTACTACAATATGTTCACAAGTATCTTTACACTCTGCACCATGAGTGTGGATCGCTACATAGCTGTTTGCCACCCAGTCAAGGCTCTTGATTTTCGCACTCCCAGAAATGCCAAAATTGTCAATGTCTGCAACTGGATTCTTTCTTCAACCATAGGTCTGCCGGTTATGTTCATGGCAACCACAAAATACAGGCACG GTTCCATTGACTGCACACTTACGTTCTCTCACCCAGCTTGGTACTGGGAGAACCTACTGAAAATCTGTGTATTCATCTTTGCCTTCATCATGCCAGTCCTGATCATTACCGTGTGCTATGGCTTGATGATTTTACGCCTGAAGAGTGTCCGCATGCTGTCTGGCTCCAAAGAGAAGGATAGGAACCTGAGGAGAATCACAAGAATGGTCCTCGTAGTGGTGGCGGTGTTCATTGTCTGCTGGACTCCCATCCACATTTATGTCATCATTAAAGCCTTGATCAATATTCCAGAAACTACGTTCCAAACAGTCTCCTGGCACTTCTGTATCGCTTTAGGATACACAAATAGCTGCCTTAATCCAGTCCTTTATGCATTTCTAGATGAAAACTTCAAAAGATGTTTCAGAGAATTCTGCATTCCCACTTCCTCCACTATTGAGCAACAAAACTCCACCCGCATCCGACAAAACACTCGTGATCATGCCTCCACTGCCAATACTGTGGATAGGACTAACCATCAG TTGGAActtctggaagctgaagccacaCCACTGCCATGA